In one window of Oncorhynchus gorbuscha isolate QuinsamMale2020 ecotype Even-year linkage group LG23, OgorEven_v1.0, whole genome shotgun sequence DNA:
- the LOC124010646 gene encoding protein PIF-like has translation MTLRERILGFAFHTEQWIGSQPATLNNDAREVKPEDKSEDNSEDKKENKREDKSEDKSDVKRGGKREDKYEDKRGDKRKNKPEDKREDKSDDERGDKREYKSEDKREYKSEDKREDKSKDKREDKSEDMREDKRVDKEDKRENKSEDKRQDKRECKSDDKRGDKREDKSEDNREDKSKYKREDKKEDKSEDKREGRKDKSEDKRQDKREGKSEDKRQDKREGKSEEKRQDKREGKRQDKREDKSEDKRQDKSEGKSEEKRQDKLEEKRQDKSEGKSEEKRQDKSEGQSEEKRQDKSEGKSEEKRQDKSEGKSEDKRQDKSENKKQDKKQDKREDKSEDKRQGKLEDKRQDKREDKSEDKREDKEDKRENKSEDKRQDKRECKSDDKRGDKREDKSEGKSEEKRQDKSEGKSEDKRQDKSENKKQDKREDKSEDKRQGKLEDKRQDKREDKSEDKRQDKSEGKSEEKRHDKSEGKSEEKRQDKREDRSEDKRQDKREDKSEDKRQDKSEGKSEEKRQDKSEGKSEEKRQDKREDKSEDKRQDKREDKSEDKRQDKSEGKSEEK, from the exons agagaggtcAAGCCAGAGGACAAGTCAGAGGACAATTCAGAGGACaagaaagagaacaagagagaggacaAGTCAGAGGACAAGTCAGATGTTAagagagggggcaagagagaggaCAAATACGAAGACAAGAGAGGGGACAAGAGGAAGAACAAgccagaggacaagagagaggacaAGTCAGATGATGAAagaggggacaagagagagtACAAgtcagaggacaagagagagtaCAAgtcagaggacaagagagaggacaAGTCAAAGGACAAGAGAGAGGACAAGTCAGAGGACatgagagaagacaagagagTGGACAA agaggacaagagagagaacaagtcaGAGGATAAGAGACAGGACAAGAGAGAGTGCAAGTCAGATGATAagagaggggacaagagagaggACAAGTCAGAGGACAATAGAGAGGACAAGTCAAAGTACAAGAGAGAAGACAAGAAAGAGGATAAATcagaagacaagagagagggcagaaaggaCAAGTCAGAGGATAAGAGACAGGACAAGAGAGAGGGCAAGTCAGAGGATAAGAGACAGGACAAGAGAGAGGGCAAGTCAGAGGAAAAGAGACAGGacaagagagagggcaagagacaGGACAAGAGAGAGGACAAGTCAGAGGATAAGAGACAGGACAAGAGTGAAGGCAAGTCAGAGGAAAAGAGACAGGACAagttagaggagaagagacaggacaAGAGTGAAGGCAAGTCAGAGGAAAAGAGACAGGACAAGAGTGAAGGCCAGTCAGAGGAAAAGAGACAGGACAAGAGTGAAGGCAAGTCAGAGGAAAAGAGACAGGACAAGAGTGAAGGCAAGTCAGAGGATAAGAGACAGGACAAGTCAGAGAACAAGAAACAGGACAAGAAACAGGACAAGAGGGAGGACAAGTCAGAGGACAAGAGACAGGGCAAGTTAGAGGACAAGAGACAGGACAAGAGAGAGGACAAgtcagaggacaagagagaggacaA agaggacaagagagagaacaagtcaGAGGATAAGAGACAGGATAAGAGAGAGTGCAAGTCAGATGATAagagaggggacaagagagaggacaagagtgAAGGCAAGTCAGAGGAAAAGAGACAGGACAAGAGTGAAGGCAAGTCAGAGGATAAGAGACAGGACAAGTCAGAGAACAAGAAACAGGACAAGAGGGAGGACAAGTCAGAGGACAAGAGACAGGGCAAGTTAGAGGACAAGAGACAGGACAAGAGAGAGGACAAGTCAGAGGATAAGAGACAGGACAAGAGTGAAGGCAAATCAGAGGAAAAGAGACATGACAAGAGTGAAGGCAAGTCAGAGGAAAAGAGACAGGACaagagagaggacaggtcagAGGATAAGAGACAGGACAAGAGAGAGGACAAGTCAGAGGATAAGAGACAGGACAAGAGTGAAGGCAAATCAGAGGAAAAGAGACAGGACAAGAGTGAAGGCAAGTCAGAGGAAAAGAGACAGGACAAGAGAGAGGACAAGTCAGAGGATAAGAGACAGGACAAGAGAGAGGACAAGTCAGAGGATAAGAGACAGGACAAGAGTGAAGGCAAATCAGAGGAAAAGTGA